From Arachis stenosperma cultivar V10309 chromosome 2, arast.V10309.gnm1.PFL2, whole genome shotgun sequence, one genomic window encodes:
- the LOC130961554 gene encoding uncharacterized protein LOC130961554: MSHRLVKKVLNQQLHFPQQEEIHLKPQEDDDDEEDEQNDDDSANRSSINPFDLLNDQDSDPAEEQDQGDELKSTNETVVRYDNKEESSSKKDTSSKSKKKKKKKNKDSSVANKGGSEKELDLILENLSLDVNSSSEQNVSTRAKAVNAKEQNKSVKQNAISVLQVDPKYLNAENELKRIFGSKVVKSFESSSSSNIQASSSRQMRGVRRGHYNLRKTVLVTPAGHWPRWDGSFSMEFLETKNGYNYFKYVHSSSYSQAQGAFEASKAINDLNALASVLLYHPYHLDSLLTMAEYFKVVGEQQMSADAIAKCLYALECAWHPMFTPLQGNCQLKFGHDTNKPMFTALFTHMKNLDRRGCHRSALEVCKLLLSLDSDDPMGAIFCIDYFALRAEEYAWLEKFSEDYKSDNSIWLFPNISFSLAICRFYLEREAASNDASVGSEKSSSSDLMKQALMLHPSVIKKLVAKVPLKDRIWTDILKHAFFRSDQTGIQSQDHLINIYVERNYLIWRLPDLQKLLSDAALQVVKTIENNQSEVKDWACVRKEAFSSEKNEYGHLLVSDFSDSVASIPQENLQHFIGGPRMMREGGPIQDENQFANLQGNGHAPRPVANRNALAVLFESMLPWVTYEDGGPEPEHDGDNQHNDHQGQENQ; encoded by the exons ATGTCGCATCGATTGGTGAAGAAGGTTCTGAATCAGCAACTCCATTTTCCCCAACAAGAAGAGATTCACCTCAAACCCCAAGAAGACGACGACGACGAAGAGGATGAACAAAACGATGATGATTCTGCGAATCGTTCTTCAATTAACCCTTTCGACCTTCTCAATGACCAAGACTCTGACCCCGCCGAAGAACAAGACCAG GGAGATGAGTTAAAATCCACCAATGAAACTGTGGTGAGATATGATAATAAAGAAGAGTCATCTTCGAAGAAAGATACCTcatcaaaatcaaagaaaaagaagaagaagaaaaacaaggatAGTTCTGTTGCCAATAAAGGAGGATCCGAAAAGGAATTGGACTTGATTTTGGAAAATTTGTCACTGGATGTCAACTCTTCGAGTGAGCAGAATGTCTCTACCAGAGCTAAAGCAGTGAATGCCAAGGAACAAAATAAGTCTGTCAAACAGAATGCGATCTCCGTATTACAGGTGGATCCTAAGTATTTGAATGCCGAAAATGAACTGAAAAGAATATTTGGATCTAAGGTTGTGAAATCATTCGagagtagtagtagtagtaatatTCAAGCTAGCAGTTCTAGGCAGATGCGTGGAGTTAGGCGTGGACACTACAATCTTAGAAAGACTGTTCTGGTCACTCCAGCAGGCCATTGGCCCCGGTGGGATGGTTCTTTCTCCATGGAATTTCTCGAAACAAAGAACGGATATAACTACTTTAA ATATGTACACTCGTCGTCCTACTCCCAAGCTCAAGGCGCATTTGAAGCTTCCAAAGCAATAAATGACTTAAATGCTCTAGCTAGTGTATTGTTGTACCATCCATATCATCTAGATTCGCTTCTAACAATGGCAGAGTATTTCAAGGTAGTGGGAGAGCAACAGATGTCTGCAGATGCTATTGCCAAGTGTCTATATGCCCTTGAATGTGCATGGCATCCCATGTTCACTCCATTGCAGGGTAATTGCCAACTGAAGTTTGGTCATGACACGAACAAGCCCATGTTCACAGCTCTTTTCACTCACATGAAAAATTTGGACAGGCGTGGTTGCCATAGATCTGCTTTAGAGGTCTGTAAATTGTTGCTTTCTCTGGATTCTGATGATCCAATGGGGGCTATTTTCTGCATCGACTACTTTGCTTTAAGGGCTGAGGAGTATGCATGGCTGGAAAAGTTTTCTGAAGATTACAAAAGTGATAACTCCATTTGGTTGTTTCCAAATATCTCTTTTTCCCTTGCCATTTGTCGGTTTTACCTTGAGCGCGAGGCTGCCTCCAATGATGCTAGTGTAGGTTCTGAGAAGTCGTCTTCGTCTGATCTCATGAAACAAGcattgatgctccacccttcgGTCATAAAGAAGCTTGTCGCCAAAGTACCCTTGAAAGATCGCATTTGGACAGATATTCTCAAGCATGCGTTTTTCCGATCAGATCAAACAGGCATTCAATCTCAAGACCacttaattaatatttatgttgagagaaattatCTTATTTGGAGGCTTCCTGATCTACAAAAATTGTTAAGTGATGCTGCACTACAAGTGGTTAAGACCATAGAAAATAATCAAAGTGAAGTTAAGGATTGGGCTTGTGTCAGAAAAGAAGCTTTCTCATCCGAGAAAAACGA GTATGGACATCTGTTGGTATCTGATTTCTCGGACTCGGTTGCGTCCATTCCGCAAGAGAATCTGCAACATTTCATTGGTGGTCCAAGGATGATGAGGGAGGGGGGTCCAATACAGGATGAGAACCAATTTGCTAATTTGCAAGGCAATGGCCATGCGCCTCGGCCGGTCGCAAATAGGAATGCATTGGCTGTCTTGTTTGAGTCAATGCTACCATGGGTTACTTATGAGGATGGTGGACCGGAACCCGAACATGATGGTGATAATCAGCACAATGATCATCAAGGGCAAGAAAATCAATGA